Below is a genomic region from Ziziphus jujuba cultivar Dongzao chromosome 7, ASM3175591v1.
attggatttttttttttttttttttttttttaggttttttgggtgaatttgcCGAGTGGAAATTTGGGAGGGGATATGCGTTCCATCCGTAAAGGACATGTATGATTGAATCTCTCGAAGCCCAAACTTTGTTGCACCAAGTTgtcaatgttttttatttttatccatcCACTGTTTTGTTTACAAGTTGCAGCAGAAAAAATGTGAAACCATTGTGAGTAGCTTTCATCAGCTCAAGCAACATTTTGATCAGGATAAGAATGAGATTAGCACTATTCTAGATTATATCATGGACTTTAAATGGTTGGAAcattttttgatatttcaatTTCAGTTTTTGTAGATTAATTAGGACataagatatttattttattactcgATTTTGATTGATGGGTTTGATTCAGATTAATTGAtaggaatatttattattttttactttacttaattttttcaaaaaagtgaaTAGTATTTATCTTAAAtgaattattaataaagttattgATAATATGCATTTATAGTTACAGACGTTGTCAAACTCATATAATATAAACttggtttaaataaaaatatttttaacataaaaagttataaataaataaatttatttatttaaaattattagattACATATAACAACAACTTCAAATGTGAGTCAcacattattcatttaaaaagttaaaattttttttcttaaatttcattaaatataatgttttccAAATTTCATTCACTTCCTTATTATCTTGTTATAGGTAAGGTATCTATATCAAGAGAAAAACTTCCTACATCGATAGccttgtaaagaaaaaaaaaaaaaaattattgtagattcataaatgacaaataaatataaaatcatcaaaagacttaacattttttttttttgggtggaaatattgataaaacgtctctatttttattaattaatgtcCTCTTCAAAACGTGATGCACGTGATTGTGAAACGAGGATTTGAATTAAAACGATATTGTGTGCAAAAAAGTCATTTTAAGCTAATCTAAATTACTTAAAGGTTACTACTGATTAGCCGGAGGTGAAAGCAAACAGCACAACGACAGCCGACAAAAAAACACGAACCCAATGATCCGGGACATAACCGtaaataaacagaaaaaagCGGGAGCGGTACAAACGACAAAAAACCTCGCCGTTAAGTAATGCAAAGAACACGTGTTTGAAATACCAAACAGAGGGTacagaataaaaatattatttttttggacctTGGAAGCTGCAAGGAACCAAAGCTTAGAAAAGTCCCATATATTCCTCGTGCTTCAACTCAAGCACCCTCTAGTATTAAATGTTAATTAAagcaatttaaaataatgaaaaaaagataagCCTTGTGGAGAGAGATGTATAGATAATAGAGACGCCGAGGGAAGAAGGAAGAacatcaaaccatatatatatatatatatatatagagagagagagagagaaagaggaataGATTCAGAGCTTCCTCAAGCTGAGTACCCTGGGAAAATTCAATCTTTGGtccgacttttttttttttgtttttgtttccccTTTTTGGTTTTCAAGGCCCTGGATTTAGTTATAGTTAATTTCTGTTTGTTGTTGGCAACAACGGTGACTATGTCGACCTCGTCGGAAATTGCTGAACTTTCCGGTCAAAAACCTTTGAAGATGCAGGAGAAGCCCAGCTTCTCTCAGAAGTGTAGCATGTTGAGTCAGTACCTGAAGGAGAACGGTAGCTTTGGAGATCTCTGCCTTGGGATGACATGCAACATGGAACAACAGAATGGTAagtattagtttatttatttattggttcggtttttttattcttttttttttttttaagaaattcaattttactttccttttttattttatttttttacttcttcTGGAACTTTGAATCCCTATGAATCTCTGTTTGGTTTCGCAGAAAAGTTGGGGGAAAatgaaatggaattttgggtttGAAATTCTTATGGGTTTTGCTTTTTTAatgtaaatgattaaaaaaagtttatgaAGCTTTGTACAGAAGTGTTAATGAAACAGATTATAGAAATAGCCCCTTATAGGCTCGGTTTTGTGTTTAGGTTCGTTTTCCACTGGTTCATGCAGTAGAAAGTTTGGGATTTCTGGTTATCAGAGTAAATTAATTGGGGCTTTTGCATGACTTTTTGCTTTCTAAAGtctaaattctaattttgattttatattctgGACTTCAGATATATATCATGAGGAACTTGTCAATTAAGTGGAAAAAAAGAAGTGAAATATAACACAGTTCTGCATATAAGCTAAATCAGTTGGGCAAAACCGTCTGCttcttatgttattttttaatttttattttgtatttttcaatCTGTTAAACAGCTTGTTCTAAATCAAAGATCCATAAAAATCTCAATTGAAATTGACATATTCCAGTTTAATGGTTCAACAGTCTCAGAAACGTGCCCTTTGTTCCCTCCTTGAAACGCTCCAAGTTTGGTTTCGTATGTTTCTGTGCTCTATCCTAGTTCCTTACTTGGaatgttttttgggttttgaaaatTAGTCTTTGTCTGTTGAGATTATTTCTCGTTTTCTGTTAGAGATcctgttttagaaaatttacaAGAAAACCACGTTGAAATGCATTATAAAGTAACCACCCTATTTCTCGATCAATCATCTGTGCTTTCTCTTCTTCATTCAATTTGAAGGCttcttggaatttcatttcctGTCCAACTAACAATGGGTCTGGTTTATATGCTTCTTACAGAGACCCCTGAGATTTTCCGTCAGACTGCATCAACAATGAATTTTTTCCCAATCGTGGAAAAATCAAGAAACACGGCAACGCCCAGAGACGTTAAATCCATGAATTTGTTCCCTCAACAATCTGGATTTGGTCCTTCTCATCCCAAAGAAGTTCCGCACGGGATGTCTGATTCTTGGTAAGTTCAATTTATTGCTTCTACGCTCCataaagtttgtaaaaaaagttattaacaatGTTTTGGTAGTTGGTTCAGTGGCCTATTATTTATAGCTTATAGCTTACAATATTAAGATGGGATGTTTGTTATTGTTTGACTGATCAACGTGTCTTTTTCATAATGTCCCAGCGTGAACAAGTCTGCCCCAGCACAGCCAGAGAAAGCACAAATGACTATCTTTTATGGTGGACAAGTAATTGTCTTTAACGATTTTCCGGCTGAGAAGGCCAAGGAAGTCATGCTCTTGGCAAGCAAGGAAAGCCCCCAGAGCCACGCCACTTATCCTTGTAATCCAGTTAGCAGCAACGGCGGTGCCTTTCCGTCCCAATTGTCCAGGAATTCAGTTGATTCGGGCAGTTCAATCCCTCCAAACCCAAATGTTGTTCCTAATTTTGGTAATCAAACTGTTAAAGACTCTGCCTCCCAACCAAACTCTGGACCAATCGTTTGTGGTAAGTTCTTGTGATTGATTGCTCTGATgtcgatgttttttttttttttttttttttatgttaaataacATGTTCCTGACTGAGTCCATTGTTTCTTTTCTATTGGCAGATCTACCTATTGCTAGGAAGGCTTCACTTCATAGATTCTTGGAGAAGAGGAAGGATAGGTAGGcattggaaacaaaaaataggACTTCATTGTTTTTCACTTCACTATTTAGGTTCAGATGTACCAAGTGATTATTGGGAAAactatttgattaaaataattgtttttctatttttatttttttttcaaaaagaataaatgaGAGTTGATTTGTTGTTCTTGGGGTCTATTTCCATAGAATCTTGTTACTTTAGGTgaaattctttttgtttttttttgccccCTTAGTATAGCAGTTGCCTACCAATTGTATTTCtgccccccaaaaaaagaaaaaaaacatttttggaTCAAAGTTCATTTTTGTTATCGGTGGCtgtgttttgtttttaattccatagaataattttattaacTACGATGGCAATTTTGCAGAATTGGAGCCAAGGCACCGTACCAAATCAGCAGCCCAGCAGCTGCCCCAGCAAAGCAAGCTGAAAGCAAGTCATGGCTAGGCTTGGCTGCGCAATCAACACAGTAGATTTGTGCATCAATTATATGAAATTATTAGTCTTTCATTGTTTAGCCTGGTACCCCTTTTTGATTTTGGTGGGTTTTAACCTGCTAAAATTTTCcgaatgtctttttttttttttccccttaaaaaagaaaaaaaatctgtttTCCGGGTTGGCTTGACAGAGTCTGCCTTAGATCTAACTGTTGATCAATCTTAGATtctgtaattaattttaatcgAAATAATTCAAttactaatatttttgaatgggtattTATTCTGAGTATTGAAAAGTTCTATTTTTGAGCAGACATTGATCTTCTTGTGTTCTTCATGGTCTAAATTTCTCATTGATATGCGTGATATGGACACAATTACTGCTCTTCGGAGTATAAAATGCACTGTCTATTAACTTCAATTAGcctggaaaaagaagaagaagatttagTTGCTGAAGATCTTAGACCACAGGCTACAACCAAATCCGTCTTTCTCATCGGCCTGCTATCATTGATAGCATTATCAAACACACTATTCAGGCTTCTCTTGTGGATTTAAATTTACACCAACTTTTTGACCCACATGTTGATTTGACACAAAACtttgcaaaggaaaaaaaaaaaaaagaaaaaaaaaggcaaaattagTAAGGACAGCTGtaaactaaatttatttttcttcttcaatttgagtgccaaaaataaggaaaaactaACAGTTCCAATTGTGTGCCACAGAACAAAGATTAATCTGCCTCCGAAAATGGTCTAAAGTCAGTCCTGAGCTCCTGATAAGTAACTTTCTCACATGATTTGTTCGCAAAGTTTGTCGGGAATTTCTTTTGAACGTGAGAAACTGTACAATTTGACTATCTCCTATCGTGTTAGATagtctaatttgtttttatttagttttacttTTTTGGGTATAAGATAATATAAGTACTATTTAAATGGTGACTGCACGCGGATTGAATTTTTATAGAACACGGAATTGGTTGGGTCTCTATTTAATAAAGAAATTGGCCAGAAACAAGTGATTGGGACATTCACTGGAGGCAGAcccaaaagaaatataaaaaaaagaaaaagccatgTACGTTTAACACAATAAAGATATAGGAATGGTGGACAATACATCTCCTTTTCCTTTACATGGTCCACATGCACAATAAGTCAATAAGTAGGAAGCATTAGGTGTAATGTATCGGTGAGAGCATTGTAAAACTTTGAccctaattttaaaaatagagaaataaaaaaaagaaaaaagttcgaTTTTTTTGTCACGTTGTACGTTGTTCACATCTAGAGCTTTTGCAATTTAATTTTCACAACTAAAAGTGCTTTtgcattattaaataaataaaaggcacAAAAAGAGTTTAGTGGTAGATAAGTTTTTAGGGATTTTTAAATTGTTGAGCATCACATGCGGTGTTAAAAGTGGTAGGGTCTGAGGAGGTTGGCCATTTTTTAGGTTTGACCCATTCTTTTATACATTTACCAGTAAAGAAAAACTTCTATGCCAACCAATCTTATAAAAATGTAgattgttaataaaataaaaaaattaatgtatattggtatttaaagaaaaatatcatcatttaaaatgattattatccattctttaaaaaaaaaaaaaaattgtaaaagcaATGAAGATGCCCTATTCTATTGAAATCAAACATCCTCACTtacaaagaaaagcaaaaacagaaaaataaaattaaaacaaaatatattgtaaacaaacattataagaaaaaaattgaaaaaaagttaaaatcaaataattgatCATGTGAGTCGGTATAGTTTTGACAGAATTGGCAATAACGGGTAACGATTGTCAAAAATTTGGTTACAGCCCTTAAACGAAAATAAAGatactaaaatgcattttagccttaatattatttatgcaaaattctaaattttcccaaatagtgttttttttggggttttcgTCTCTTCTGGGCCAGCTCTCAAACCCACCACTGGGTCTTTCTCCAGCTTCTCAACAGCTCCCTCTGCGTCCCTCTCGCGGTCCCCAAAACCAAAAACCCCATTTTTTGCCACCAAACAAGAACTGCATGATCAAAAACCTTCCTCGAAGTTATACATAACTTATTTTGTTCCATGATATTACAGCATGCTTTTAGATTTAGTAGTTGGAGCTCCTTTTTACGCATATAGTGAAAAT
It encodes:
- the LOC107423911 gene encoding protein TIFY 10A, producing the protein MSTSSEIAELSGQKPLKMQEKPSFSQKCSMLSQYLKENGSFGDLCLGMTCNMEQQNETPEIFRQTASTMNFFPIVEKSRNTATPRDVKSMNLFPQQSGFGPSHPKEVPHGMSDSCVNKSAPAQPEKAQMTIFYGGQVIVFNDFPAEKAKEVMLLASKESPQSHATYPCNPVSSNGGAFPSQLSRNSVDSGSSIPPNPNVVPNFGNQTVKDSASQPNSGPIVCDLPIARKASLHRFLEKRKDRIGAKAPYQISSPAAAPAKQAESKSWLGLAAQSTQ